In one window of Erinaceus europaeus chromosome 17, mEriEur2.1, whole genome shotgun sequence DNA:
- the LOC132534020 gene encoding olfactory receptor 10AG1-like has protein sequence MKPQEKPHCENLTKLMDFVLLDFAEVPHLQGLLFALFLVIYISTLLGNGTILLITKVDPALRTPMYFFLGNFSFLEMCYVSTTLPRMLANLWTQRRTVSLVACATQMCCVVVLGGIECLLLTIMSYDRYVAICSPLHYPLLMNPRVCVQMVAGCWVIGVLVPVGLTFQIFSLPFCGSNFINHFFCDIPPILKLASGDTFWTEVMVCLVNVLFGTAPFLLILVSYGKIISTILRLSSSTSRAKAFSTCSSHLVVVTLFYGSGIITYLRPKNQDSGGTDKVLSLFYTIVTPLFNPMIYSLRNKDVIMALRKLVYK, from the coding sequence ATGAAGCCCCAGGAGAAACCACACTGTGAAAATCTCACAAAGCTGATGGACTTTGTCCTGTTGGACTTTGCTGaggttccccacctccaggggctgCTATTTGCCTTGTTCTTAGTCATCTACATCTCCACCCTGCTGGGCAATGGCACTATATTGCTCATAACCAAAGTGGACCCTGCTCTCCGCACCCCCATGTATTTTTTCCTTGGCAATTTCTCCTTCTTGGAAATGTGCTATGTATCAACCACTCTCCCCAGGATGCTGGCAAACCTTTGGACCCAGAGAAGAACCGTTTCTTTAGTAGCCTGTGCCACACAAATGTGCTGTGTGGTTGTGTTAGGGGGCATTGAATGTCTTCTCCTGACCATAATgtcctatgaccgctatgtggccatctgtagCCCTCTGCACTATCCTCTGCTCATGAACCCCAGGGTCTGTGTGCAGATGGTGGCTGGTTGCTGGGTGATTGGAGTTCTTGTCCCAGTAGGACTCACATTCCagattttctctctgcccttttgtGGCTCTAACTTCATCAACCACTTCTTCTGTGACATCCCTCCAATACTCAAGCTGGCCTCTGGGGACACCTTCTGGACTGAGGTGATGGTCTGCTTAGTGAATGTGCTCTTTGGTACAGCTCCATTCCTGCTGATCCTGGTCTCCTATGGAAAAATCATCTCCACCATCCTCAGACTGTCATCATCCACAAGTCGGGCCAAAGCCTTTTCCACCTGCTCATCTCATCTGGTCGTTGTGACACTGTTCTATGGATCAGGCATCATCACCTACTTAAGACCCAAGAACCAAGATTCAGGAGGGACAGACAAAGTGCTCTCCCTGTTCTATACTATTGTGACTCCTCTGTTTAACCCCATGATTTACAGTCTAAGGAATAAGGATGTCATAATGGCACTGAGAAAATTGGTCTATAAATAA